In Maritimibacter sp. DP1N21-5, a genomic segment contains:
- a CDS encoding NUDIX domain-containing protein — protein MRRFGKAPLAGQVYRRRPGAYAILRLGDSVLLTHQREPEPEFQLPGGGIDPGETAIGALHREVFEETGWRIAKPRKIGIYKRYAYMPEYDLWAEKICHVYVAQPVRRLGDPTEPGHSAHMVDVRQAASLVGSDGDAAFLSMVIP, from the coding sequence ATGCGGCGGTTCGGTAAGGCACCATTGGCGGGGCAGGTCTACCGTCGGAGGCCCGGCGCATATGCCATTTTGCGGCTGGGCGACAGCGTTCTTCTTACACATCAACGCGAGCCTGAGCCCGAGTTCCAGCTGCCGGGCGGCGGCATCGATCCCGGTGAAACGGCGATCGGTGCGCTGCACCGCGAAGTATTCGAGGAAACCGGATGGCGCATCGCCAAGCCGCGCAAGATCGGCATCTACAAGCGCTACGCCTACATGCCCGAGTATGACCTCTGGGCCGAGAAGATTTGCCATGTCTACGTCGCGCAACCGGTGCGCCGGTTGGGCGACCCGACCGAACCCGGTCACAGCGCGCATATGGTCGATGTCCGTCAGGCCGCGTCCCTCGTCGGGTCCGACGGCGATGCCGCGTTCCTGTCGATGGTGATACCGTAG
- a CDS encoding CoA pyrophosphatase produces the protein MTDRLSALVRACEAGWEPSDASSDFDLNPDFRPEGVVTRDAGVLVAFMESARGLDLILTMRSSALKHHPGQIAFPGGKVDPDDDGVIGAALREAHEEVGLDPGNVEVLGTMPFHETITSFRVTPVVARVKAPFTFRAEPGEVAEVFRVPFDHVMNPANYMVEGRMFRGRIRRYYTVPYGPYYIWGATARMLRVLADRVQ, from the coding sequence ATGACTGACCGTCTGTCGGCGCTGGTCCGGGCCTGCGAGGCGGGCTGGGAGCCGAGCGATGCGTCGTCCGATTTCGATCTGAACCCCGATTTCCGGCCTGAGGGTGTCGTCACCCGCGACGCCGGCGTGTTGGTCGCCTTCATGGAGAGCGCGCGTGGTCTCGACCTGATTCTTACCATGCGGTCATCCGCGCTGAAGCATCACCCCGGCCAGATCGCCTTTCCCGGCGGCAAGGTAGACCCCGATGATGACGGCGTGATCGGGGCGGCGCTGCGCGAAGCCCACGAAGAAGTCGGGCTCGATCCGGGCAATGTCGAAGTGCTGGGGACTATGCCATTCCATGAAACGATCACGTCGTTTCGCGTCACCCCCGTCGTCGCGCGCGTCAAGGCGCCTTTCACCTTCAGGGCAGAGCCCGGTGAGGTTGCCGAAGTCTTTCGTGTGCCCTTCGATCACGTGATGAACCCGGCCAATTACATGGTCGAGGGCCGCATGTTCCGGGGCCGGATCCGGCGCTACTACACCGTGCCCTACGGCCCCTATTACATTTGGGGCG
- a CDS encoding Hsp33 family molecular chaperone HslO, giving the protein MSLGSQIAWDDTVLPFQLDASDIRGRVVRLDGVLDRVLSQHDYPPAIEELVAEAALLTAMIGQTIKLRWKLSLQVRGNGPARLIATDYYAPKSDGEPAQIRAYASYDEDRLDPDGRGFDQIGKGYFAILIDQGRGTVPYSGLTPIAGNSLSDCAQTYFAQSEQLPTRFILSFAKAAENWRAGGVMLQHMPKASPFASGEGGSGEGGLLSAEDILPDEEERENWSRANILLDSVTADEMIGPAVQPTELLVRLFHEEQPRVYDAQPVMFGCTCSEDRVRESLSIYSKKDIDYMTTDEGIVTADCQFCGAHYELDPSGLGKDATGTND; this is encoded by the coding sequence ATGAGCCTTGGCTCCCAGATCGCATGGGACGATACGGTCCTGCCGTTCCAACTGGATGCGTCCGACATCCGTGGTCGCGTCGTGCGACTCGACGGTGTGCTGGACCGCGTCCTGTCTCAGCACGACTATCCGCCCGCGATCGAAGAACTGGTCGCCGAAGCCGCACTTCTGACCGCGATGATCGGCCAGACCATCAAGCTGCGCTGGAAGCTCTCGCTTCAGGTGCGCGGCAATGGCCCTGCGCGGCTGATCGCGACGGATTACTATGCGCCGAAGTCCGATGGCGAACCCGCGCAGATCCGCGCCTATGCGAGCTATGACGAGGATCGGCTCGACCCCGACGGACGAGGGTTCGACCAGATCGGGAAGGGCTATTTCGCGATCCTGATCGACCAGGGGCGCGGGACGGTTCCCTATTCGGGGCTCACGCCGATCGCGGGCAACAGCCTGTCCGATTGCGCACAGACCTATTTCGCTCAGTCCGAACAGCTGCCGACCCGTTTCATCCTGTCCTTCGCCAAGGCCGCTGAGAACTGGCGGGCTGGCGGCGTGATGCTTCAGCACATGCCGAAAGCGTCGCCCTTCGCGAGTGGCGAAGGTGGTTCTGGTGAGGGCGGGCTTCTCTCGGCCGAGGATATCCTGCCCGACGAGGAAGAGCGTGAAAACTGGAGCCGCGCAAATATCCTGCTCGACAGTGTCACCGCCGATGAGATGATAGGTCCCGCCGTGCAGCCCACCGAACTTCTCGTCCGGCTGTTTCACGAGGAACAGCCGCGTGTTTACGACGCGCAGCCGGTCATGTTCGGATGCACCTGTTCCGAAGACAGGGTCCGCGAAAGCCTGTCGATCTATTCGAAGAAGGACATCGACTACATGACGACGGACGAAGGTATCGTCACGGCGGACTGTCAGTTCTGCGGCGCGCATTACGAACTCGATCCGTCGGGGTTGGGCAAGGATGCCACCGGCACGAATGACTGA